In one window of Deltaproteobacteria bacterium CG2_30_66_27 DNA:
- a CDS encoding enoyl-CoA hydratase, translating into MYSVGDSAEFTKVFSEEDVYLFAGITGDRNPVHTSKEFAEKTRFRKRIAHGLLTAGTISAAIGMKLPGPGCLYLSQTLEFKAPVFPGDEITARVEIVEVISGKRLRMKTQCFNQEKILVIDGEAIIVPPRQGGGAVRTTKSNGEGGTE; encoded by the coding sequence ATGTACAGCGTGGGAGACTCCGCAGAGTTCACGAAGGTCTTCTCCGAGGAAGACGTCTACCTGTTCGCCGGGATCACCGGGGACCGCAATCCCGTACACACCTCGAAGGAGTTCGCGGAGAAGACACGCTTCAGGAAGCGGATCGCGCACGGGCTCCTCACTGCGGGGACCATCTCCGCGGCGATCGGGATGAAGCTCCCGGGGCCGGGGTGCCTCTACCTGTCGCAGACCCTCGAGTTCAAGGCGCCCGTCTTCCCGGGAGACGAGATCACGGCGCGCGTGGAGATCGTGGAGGTGATCTCCGGAAAACGGCTTCGCATGAAAACGCAATGCTTCAACCAGGAGAAGATCCTGGTGATCGACGGCGAGGCGATCATCGTCCCTCCACGGCAGGGGGGGGGAGCAGTTCGTACCACCAAATCGAACGGGGAAGGGGGAACGGAATGA